The Chryseobacterium sp. 52 genome includes a region encoding these proteins:
- a CDS encoding non-ribosomal peptide synthetase yields the protein MKEIIDELIELKITIKSQGEQLKIEGPKEKLTPDIVNKIRLNKQLLLDYLNMAKSKEYLIKDIPVVASDLDEGYILSSSQKRVWLLSKLHEVKGTFYNLSTIFSFKGDLKREALQDSLNMLIKKHEILRTIFIKNSKGEIRQSILPFKETLYQINFYDFTEEQNKEEKIKQFLHESVDVTFDLTKAPLLQVKLLKTGSDDYILSFVMHHIISDGWSQDIIIREILQHYSDYTLGKPSKNSPLRIQYKDYAQWQYSLKENNGLNESKEYWLNQLSGELPVLNLPFDFQHPPLRTGKGGKVTSRFDKEQSLKIKTITKELGATLFVGLLSLVKMLFFRYDNQKDLIIGIPVAGREHHDLEDQIGLYVNLLAIRTKITGKESFKDLLSMVKNKTLESYQNQVYPFDELIDILKPQRNISKNPLFDITVALKNKSELDSNDFLDNLSVKENKDIDVVISRYDLSFSFAEEGDEILIVIEYNADVFRRETIERFLIHMKELLHSALSDPDKEFVKLDFLSNVERKNILELFNETAVDFPDQNTLTVLDDVVSKFPDHIAVQDEIQEMTYQELDAASEAIARYFIEILQLKQEDKVGVFMDKSVEAIVLIIGILKANLVYVPLNPNDATERINYIIEDSAVKLMCTDQKNHERFSKITKSGNDIHTVTIDIEMISKLPPSNKFPRPEITTLAYIIYTSGSTGHPKGVMVGHEGLVNISFDHRDRLPIRVEDNVLQFIPFSFDGSVLDIFMTLLSGATLVLPNDKVLGDKDLFARFMLDKNVTIASFTPSFLRFLSKDELPGVKIIVSAGETIDFETVKYYHDKGKIFYNAYGPTEATVNTTLYQIVDADLLSNGLIPIGKPSANKKIAILDENMQLLPQGVQGEICIWGNGLAKGYLNNPELTSEKFTTNPFEDNGKIYKTGDLGIWLPDGTIVYKGRKDSQIKIRGYRVELGEIESTLDSYEVIEKSVVLDRMNKNGEKELVAYYIPNEEAGYTIGKIIDFKKEKRADEINLFELPNGFTLFANTESELKIIYHEVVEDNAYLKNGIHVPDGGCVLDVGANIGLFSIHINSIAKDLDIYAFEPLPATFKHLKQNASLYKGNIKVFNFGLSDKEEMAKFLYYPHITAMSSRYIDKDLGKQTVKDFVLSATEFNKEEINELTLNALIEERLVFEELECQLKTISQVIKDNKISKIDLLKIDVEQAELDVINGINDTDWAIIQQVIIEVHDVEGRLNIIVGRLKTFGFDIVTEQCSYLSSTNMYNIFARKPKAVNAFSQENTLLDRGHLYGLNAFQNHLKGHLAERLPFYMIPMYFKEIKEFPLINGKIDRKKLAENDSVLEMETVYFPPSTELDRDLIKIWKYILNLEEARISMRDNFFNIGGNSLSAMRVVSKIHEQQGIEIDLSEFFKNPTIEFLSNLIEKEKKITDKKTI from the coding sequence ATGAAAGAAATAATTGATGAGTTAATAGAATTAAAAATTACAATCAAGTCCCAAGGCGAGCAATTGAAAATAGAAGGGCCAAAGGAAAAACTGACTCCGGATATTGTCAATAAAATTCGTCTCAACAAACAATTATTACTGGATTATCTGAATATGGCCAAATCTAAGGAATATCTTATCAAAGATATTCCCGTAGTCGCATCTGACTTGGATGAAGGTTATATACTCTCTTCAAGCCAAAAAAGAGTGTGGCTTTTAAGCAAGCTACACGAGGTGAAGGGTACTTTCTATAATCTTTCTACCATTTTTAGTTTCAAAGGTGATTTGAAAAGGGAAGCGTTACAAGATTCTTTAAACATGTTGATAAAAAAACATGAGATATTAAGGACTATTTTCATAAAAAACAGTAAGGGAGAAATAAGGCAGAGTATATTGCCTTTTAAGGAGACATTGTATCAGATAAATTTCTATGATTTTACAGAGGAACAGAACAAAGAAGAAAAGATAAAGCAGTTTTTACATGAAAGTGTAGATGTTACATTTGATTTGACCAAAGCACCACTTCTTCAGGTAAAATTATTAAAAACAGGAAGTGATGATTATATCCTGTCTTTTGTAATGCATCACATTATCAGTGATGGCTGGTCACAGGATATTATCATAAGAGAAATTTTACAACACTATAGCGATTATACTTTAGGAAAACCTTCAAAAAACAGTCCGTTGCGAATCCAGTATAAAGATTATGCACAATGGCAATATTCTCTTAAGGAAAACAATGGCTTGAATGAAAGTAAAGAGTATTGGCTGAATCAATTGTCAGGAGAACTACCTGTTTTAAACCTTCCTTTCGATTTTCAACATCCACCCTTAAGAACCGGAAAAGGCGGTAAAGTGACTTCACGCTTCGATAAAGAGCAATCTTTAAAGATAAAAACCATTACGAAAGAATTGGGTGCAACGCTATTTGTTGGGTTACTTTCGCTCGTTAAAATGCTGTTTTTCAGATATGATAACCAAAAGGACCTGATCATCGGGATTCCGGTTGCTGGACGAGAGCACCATGACCTTGAAGATCAGATCGGGTTATATGTTAATTTATTAGCCATACGGACAAAAATCACAGGAAAAGAAAGTTTCAAAGATTTACTAAGTATGGTAAAAAATAAGACATTGGAGTCTTATCAAAATCAAGTTTATCCTTTTGATGAGCTGATCGATATTTTAAAGCCTCAAAGGAATATAAGCAAAAATCCTTTGTTTGATATCACAGTGGCCCTTAAAAACAAAAGCGAACTAGATTCAAATGATTTTCTGGATAATTTATCAGTAAAGGAAAACAAAGACATTGACGTTGTAATCAGTAGATATGATCTTTCTTTCAGTTTTGCAGAAGAAGGCGATGAAATACTTATCGTTATTGAATATAATGCAGATGTTTTCAGGAGAGAAACAATAGAACGCTTTTTAATTCATATGAAGGAATTGCTCCACTCAGCATTGTCCGATCCAGATAAAGAATTTGTCAAACTGGATTTTTTAAGCAACGTAGAGCGTAAAAATATTTTAGAACTTTTTAATGAAACTGCAGTTGACTTTCCAGACCAAAATACTTTAACAGTTCTGGATGATGTTGTAAGTAAATTTCCGGATCACATTGCTGTTCAGGATGAAATCCAGGAAATGACCTATCAGGAACTGGATGCGGCAAGTGAAGCTATAGCGAGATATTTTATAGAAATACTTCAATTGAAACAAGAGGATAAGGTAGGAGTTTTTATGGATAAGTCTGTGGAAGCCATTGTGCTGATTATAGGTATACTCAAAGCAAATCTGGTGTACGTACCGCTCAACCCGAATGATGCCACCGAACGGATCAATTATATTATTGAAGATTCTGCTGTAAAATTGATGTGTACAGATCAAAAGAACCATGAAAGATTCTCAAAGATCACTAAAAGTGGCAATGATATCCATACGGTAACAATTGATATTGAAATGATATCGAAACTGCCGCCATCAAATAAATTTCCAAGACCCGAAATAACAACTTTGGCCTACATCATTTACACTTCAGGCTCAACCGGTCATCCGAAAGGCGTCATGGTTGGACATGAGGGGTTGGTGAATATTTCTTTTGATCACAGAGACAGATTACCAATCCGTGTTGAAGACAACGTTTTGCAGTTTATCCCTTTCTCTTTTGATGGCTCTGTGCTTGATATCTTTATGACCTTGCTCTCTGGGGCGACATTAGTATTGCCAAATGATAAAGTGTTGGGAGACAAAGATTTGTTCGCAAGATTCATGTTAGATAAAAACGTTACGATAGCGTCATTTACACCTTCATTTCTGAGATTTTTATCAAAAGATGAATTGCCAGGTGTAAAGATAATTGTGTCGGCCGGAGAAACCATCGATTTTGAAACAGTTAAGTACTATCACGATAAAGGAAAGATCTTTTACAATGCATACGGACCTACAGAAGCGACAGTTAATACCACGCTTTATCAGATCGTAGATGCCGATTTACTAAGCAATGGTCTTATCCCTATCGGAAAGCCTTCTGCAAATAAGAAAATAGCAATATTAGATGAAAATATGCAACTCTTGCCTCAGGGAGTGCAGGGCGAAATCTGTATCTGGGGAAATGGGCTTGCCAAAGGATATCTGAATAACCCGGAACTTACTTCTGAAAAATTTACTACTAATCCTTTTGAAGACAATGGTAAAATTTATAAAACCGGAGATTTAGGTATCTGGTTGCCTGATGGAACAATTGTATATAAAGGAAGAAAAGACAGCCAAATAAAAATAAGAGGTTATCGTGTAGAATTGGGGGAAATCGAAAGCACGCTCGATAGTTATGAAGTTATTGAAAAATCCGTCGTCTTGGATCGGATGAACAAAAATGGGGAGAAAGAGCTCGTTGCTTATTATATTCCCAATGAAGAGGCCGGATATACGATAGGAAAAATCATAGATTTCAAAAAAGAAAAAAGAGCTGATGAAATTAATTTATTTGAACTTCCAAACGGCTTTACACTTTTTGCAAACACCGAATCGGAACTGAAAATCATATACCATGAAGTTGTAGAAGACAATGCGTATTTGAAAAACGGGATTCACGTCCCTGATGGTGGTTGTGTTCTTGATGTTGGGGCAAATATTGGTTTGTTTTCAATTCATATAAATTCGATTGCTAAAGATCTTGATATTTATGCTTTTGAGCCACTGCCGGCAACTTTTAAGCACCTCAAGCAAAATGCATCACTCTACAAAGGGAATATCAAAGTATTTAATTTCGGTCTTTCCGATAAGGAAGAAATGGCTAAGTTCTTATATTATCCACATATAACAGCAATGTCAAGCCGTTATATTGATAAAGATTTAGGCAAACAGACCGTAAAAGATTTTGTATTAAGCGCCACAGAATTCAATAAAGAAGAAATTAATGAGCTTACGTTAAATGCGCTCATCGAAGAACGTTTGGTGTTTGAGGAATTAGAATGCCAGTTAAAGACAATTTCCCAAGTCATTAAAGACAATAAAATAAGCAAAATAGATTTATTAAAAATAGACGTCGAGCAAGCCGAATTGGATGTTATTAACGGAATTAATGACACAGACTGGGCAATCATTCAGCAAGTTATTATCGAAGTCCATGATGTCGAAGGAAGGCTGAATATCATTGTAGGCAGGCTGAAGACATTTGGATTTGATATAGTAACCGAGCAATGTTCCTATCTCTCAAGTACCAATATGTATAATATATTTGCCCGGAAACCTAAAGCGGTAAATGCTTTTTCCCAGGAAAATACCCTTTTAGACCGTGGCCATTTATATGGTCTGAATGCTTTTCAGAATCATTTGAAAGGACACCTCGCAGAACGTTTGCCGTTTTACATGATCCCAATGTACTTTAAGGAAATAAAAGAGTTTCCGTTGATAAACGGAAAAATCGACAGGAAAAAGCTAGCCGAAAACGATTCGGTATTAGAAATGGAAACAGTATACTTTCCACCATCGACTGAACTGGACCGCGACCTCATTAAAATATGGAAATATATACTGAATTTAGAAGAGGCAAGAATTAGTATGAGAGACAATTTCTTTAACATTGGAGGAAACAGCCTTAGCGCGATGAGGGTTGTGAGTAAAATCCATGAGCAACAGGGAATAGAAATAGATTTGTCAGAGTTCTTTAAAAACCCGACCATCGAGTTCCTTTCAAACTTAATTGAAAAAGAAAAGAAAATAACGGATAAAAAAACAATCTAA
- a CDS encoding MBL fold metallo-hydrolase has translation MTESKNDLVYLKSNIVSEALFNQWYANSHLLSPLSSGLNIKERHVKIMESYIEDPKLHMSAVKNPALRGGPFVNFKNEQVAEVKVLLEKTFSDNKDLIELADAFFELNEMLEKKAKGGSLIELYRDIPEKLKGYVELVYDLNNRASFRVYELLLYKKYYKESNQSILLQLIDSDDSRPFVLSTPRLNRPDKIKLDIPFKSQILDELFRMIRIPDSYSRIKTLLQISESDDELFRSFFSETPPEKYHEYDESGIRVRYFGHASILLETKELNILVDPVISYEYDTNISRYTYNDLPQEIDYLLITHNHQDHVNIETLIQLRHKVKKVIVPRCGLGNVQDPSLKIMLNAIGFDNVAELSELETIELDKCAITGLPFYGEHADLDIQSKICFHVRFENDLKVVLASDSCNIQPETYDIVHDIIGDIDILFLGMECDGAPLSWVYGSFMPKTLEKEKDQSRRLAGSDYEQAFKMVKSFNPTEIFVYAMGMEPWLEYISSVKYTDESRPIKESNRLIEKCREIGLNAERLYGEKMLKYDKNDTSEVFI, from the coding sequence ATGACAGAATCAAAAAACGATTTAGTTTACCTTAAATCAAATATCGTATCAGAAGCGCTTTTTAATCAGTGGTATGCAAATTCCCATCTGCTGTCTCCCTTATCAAGCGGATTGAATATAAAAGAAAGGCATGTGAAAATCATGGAATCTTATATTGAAGATCCAAAGCTTCATATGTCTGCAGTTAAAAATCCTGCCTTAAGGGGCGGGCCATTTGTTAATTTTAAGAATGAACAGGTTGCTGAAGTTAAAGTACTGCTGGAAAAAACATTCAGTGACAATAAAGACCTGATTGAACTGGCAGATGCTTTCTTCGAACTTAACGAAATGCTTGAGAAAAAGGCAAAAGGAGGCTCGCTGATTGAGCTGTACAGAGATATCCCTGAAAAACTAAAAGGATATGTAGAGTTAGTATATGATTTAAACAACCGCGCATCGTTCAGGGTTTACGAATTGCTTTTATATAAAAAATACTACAAAGAGTCCAATCAGAGTATTTTGCTCCAATTAATTGATTCGGATGATTCCAGGCCATTTGTTCTGAGCACGCCAAGGCTGAACAGGCCTGATAAAATTAAGCTTGACATTCCATTTAAAAGTCAAATTTTGGATGAATTATTCAGAATGATCCGCATACCTGATTCCTACAGTAGAATCAAAACTCTTCTGCAAATTTCAGAAAGCGATGATGAATTATTCAGGTCGTTTTTTAGCGAGACACCTCCGGAAAAATATCATGAGTATGATGAATCGGGAATCCGGGTAAGATATTTTGGACATGCCTCGATCCTATTAGAAACTAAAGAGCTTAATATTTTGGTTGACCCGGTGATAAGCTATGAATATGATACCAATATCAGCAGGTATACTTATAATGATTTACCGCAAGAAATTGATTATTTGCTTATTACGCACAATCATCAAGACCATGTAAATATTGAAACGCTCATTCAGTTACGTCACAAAGTGAAAAAGGTAATTGTTCCCAGATGTGGATTAGGTAACGTACAGGATCCGAGCCTTAAAATTATGCTGAATGCGATTGGATTCGATAATGTTGCTGAATTGTCTGAACTCGAAACGATAGAATTGGATAAATGTGCAATCACCGGATTGCCGTTCTACGGAGAACATGCCGATTTAGACATACAAAGCAAAATATGCTTCCATGTTAGGTTTGAAAATGATCTGAAAGTAGTTCTTGCCTCGGATTCCTGTAACATTCAGCCTGAAACGTATGATATCGTTCATGATATCATTGGCGATATCGACATTCTTTTTCTGGGAATGGAATGTGATGGTGCACCACTTTCTTGGGTATATGGATCTTTTATGCCAAAGACACTTGAAAAAGAAAAAGATCAATCTAGGCGTTTGGCTGGCAGTGATTATGAACAAGCGTTCAAGATGGTCAAAAGCTTCAATCCGACAGAAATTTTTGTATATGCAATGGGTATGGAGCCTTGGTTGGAATATATCAGCTCAGTAAAATATACAGATGAATCTAGACCAATCAAAGAATCGAATAGGCTTATAGAGAAGTGTAGGGAAATTGGTTTAAATGCCGAAAGATTGTATGGAGAAAAGATGTTAAAATATGACAAAAACGATACTAGCGAAGTATTTATTTAA
- a CDS encoding NAD(P)/FAD-dependent oxidoreductase, giving the protein MNSSNMVPEHSQILVIGGGPAGSSVATLLSKHGFNVTLLEKEIFPRYHIGESLLPSALKIFDLLGVREKVENYGFVKKEGAYVKWGKDNWTVDFNALGENKTYSFQVRRAEFDHLLLDHSSSVGVNVVQGIIVEKVKFTNERATSLVWQNSKDSSKKGEISFDYLIDASGRSGIIATKHNKDRKIHEDFQNVAAWGYWENVNVPDNFPKGAIATTATSKGWFWSIPVKEKTMSIGIVLHKDEFKRNNLELKEFYLKRIKEDSFTGEITKNGTFCGEVKVEQDYSYSAKDFCGPGYFICGDAACFIDPLLSSGVHLGMFSALMCAASLTSILKGEATEAEGMSYYQKCYKKAYLRMMVFVSSFYNQYEGMESQFWKAKKMINSNIDQHDIKYAFTSLIAGLEDLNDVESKVDNVVYQEMLKKVKQKTENAKIFANTQENKESDTVVSDPDGGFFAQKIEGYFAFDKEEAIEGFYISTEGGVKLSRV; this is encoded by the coding sequence ATGAATTCATCAAATATGGTACCCGAACATTCACAAATCCTGGTTATTGGAGGAGGACCGGCGGGCTCATCAGTTGCAACGCTTTTATCAAAGCATGGTTTTAATGTTACCTTATTGGAGAAAGAAATTTTTCCCAGATACCATATTGGAGAATCGCTGTTGCCTTCCGCATTAAAGATATTTGATTTGCTTGGCGTTCGCGAAAAGGTAGAAAATTATGGATTCGTAAAGAAAGAAGGTGCCTATGTAAAATGGGGGAAAGATAACTGGACTGTTGATTTTAATGCACTTGGCGAAAATAAAACATACAGTTTCCAGGTAAGGCGTGCAGAATTTGACCATTTGCTTCTTGATCATTCGAGCAGTGTTGGTGTAAATGTGGTTCAGGGAATCATTGTGGAAAAAGTAAAATTTACCAATGAACGTGCTACGTCATTGGTATGGCAAAACTCTAAAGATAGCAGTAAAAAAGGGGAAATTAGCTTTGATTACCTAATTGATGCCTCCGGCAGAAGTGGGATTATTGCAACCAAACACAATAAGGACAGGAAAATACATGAAGATTTTCAAAATGTTGCTGCCTGGGGCTATTGGGAAAATGTAAATGTTCCTGACAATTTCCCAAAAGGTGCTATCGCCACAACCGCCACTTCTAAAGGATGGTTTTGGTCTATTCCTGTTAAAGAAAAAACAATGAGCATTGGCATTGTGCTGCACAAGGATGAGTTTAAGAGAAATAACCTGGAATTAAAGGAATTTTACCTGAAAAGAATCAAAGAGGATTCTTTTACAGGCGAAATTACTAAAAACGGGACTTTTTGCGGTGAGGTAAAAGTAGAGCAGGATTATTCATATTCGGCAAAGGATTTTTGCGGGCCAGGCTACTTTATTTGTGGCGACGCCGCTTGTTTCATTGATCCATTGCTATCAAGTGGCGTGCATTTAGGAATGTTCAGCGCTTTGATGTGTGCTGCATCGTTAACAAGTATCCTTAAAGGAGAAGCAACAGAGGCTGAAGGCATGAGTTACTATCAGAAATGCTATAAAAAGGCCTATTTAAGAATGATGGTATTTGTATCTAGTTTCTACAACCAATATGAAGGAATGGAATCACAGTTCTGGAAAGCAAAAAAAATGATTAATTCAAATATAGACCAGCACGATATCAAATATGCGTTTACGAGCCTCATCGCCGGGTTAGAAGATTTAAACGATGTTGAGTCTAAAGTTGATAATGTTGTCTATCAGGAAATGCTGAAAAAAGTGAAACAAAAAACTGAAAACGCGAAAATATTTGCAAATACGCAGGAAAATAAAGAGTCAGATACTGTTGTCTCTGATCCTGACGGAGGTTTTTTTGCACAAAAAATAGAAGGCTACTTCGCTTTTGACAAAGAGGAAGCCATCGAAGGATTTTACATTTCGACAGAGGGCGGAGTTAAATTGTCACGGGTTTAA
- a CDS encoding MBL fold metallo-hydrolase → MSETNDQIYLKPNFIAEPLYDRWYAWTHLISPVTAALNIKERHLKIMDSFIKNAKVHEIAVATPAMRGGPFIDYPKERTGDILELKEKTLAAQSQSLALADAIIELNTLLIQKGKGFSLESLYAEVPELLKGYVELVYDINNRASFRFFEKLLYHSVFFNKSSQSMAFQLVNSDDSRSFVLSTPRLDDAHILHLNIAFDDTVLDHLYKMENEPNSYNEIKQLLKINEDQEPLFKDFFTSEAPKKYERYTGEGIRTRYFGHACILIESKDVTVLVDPVISYEYDTDLPRYTYTDLPDTIDFVLITHNHQDHVIYETLLRLRHKIKNIIVPSSSMGDLQDPSLKFNLESVGFKSVFQLNDMDSIVIEGCKIQALPFLGEHGDLDVRSKLCYHVTLKDSLKILFVADSCNIEPKIYEHVEAIVGSADVLFLGMECDGAPMSWLYGPLLPERLEKEKDQSRRLAGSNCERGMDLVKRFKPKDVFVYAMGMEPWLEYISSIKYTDESKPIIESSKLIEECKNLNINAERLYGEKTLHY, encoded by the coding sequence ATGAGTGAAACTAATGATCAGATCTACTTAAAACCCAATTTCATTGCTGAGCCACTATACGACAGATGGTATGCTTGGACACATCTGATATCACCAGTAACTGCAGCTTTAAACATAAAGGAAAGGCATCTGAAAATCATGGATTCTTTCATTAAAAATGCAAAAGTCCATGAAATTGCTGTGGCAACACCAGCTATGCGAGGCGGGCCTTTTATAGATTACCCTAAAGAAAGAACTGGTGATATTCTCGAATTAAAGGAAAAAACGCTGGCTGCACAAAGTCAATCACTTGCACTTGCTGATGCAATTATCGAATTGAATACATTATTAATCCAAAAAGGAAAAGGGTTTTCTTTAGAAAGCCTCTATGCTGAAGTTCCAGAATTGTTAAAAGGATATGTCGAACTGGTTTATGATATAAACAATAGGGCCTCCTTTCGATTTTTTGAAAAACTATTATATCATTCAGTTTTTTTTAATAAATCATCACAAAGCATGGCCTTCCAGCTTGTGAATTCTGATGATTCAAGGTCTTTTGTTTTGAGTACGCCAAGGCTTGATGATGCACACATTCTGCACCTCAATATCGCTTTTGACGACACGGTTCTAGACCATTTGTACAAAATGGAAAATGAGCCCAACAGCTATAACGAAATCAAGCAATTATTGAAAATAAACGAAGACCAGGAACCGCTATTTAAAGATTTCTTTACATCCGAAGCACCAAAAAAATACGAGCGCTACACCGGTGAAGGGATCCGGACCAGATATTTTGGGCATGCATGCATTTTGATCGAGTCTAAAGATGTAACCGTTTTAGTAGATCCGGTGATCAGTTACGAATATGATACTGATTTGCCGAGATATACCTATACCGATCTGCCCGATACCATAGATTTTGTCCTGATTACACACAATCACCAGGATCATGTGATCTATGAAACCCTTTTAAGACTGAGGCATAAAATAAAAAATATTATAGTTCCGAGTTCTAGCATGGGCGATTTACAAGATCCGTCATTGAAATTCAACCTGGAGAGCGTTGGCTTTAAGAGCGTCTTTCAACTGAATGATATGGACAGTATCGTGATCGAAGGTTGTAAGATACAAGCATTGCCTTTTCTAGGAGAACACGGCGATTTAGATGTACGGAGTAAACTCTGCTATCATGTTACTTTGAAAGACAGCCTGAAGATCCTTTTTGTTGCTGACTCCTGCAACATAGAACCTAAAATCTACGAACATGTAGAGGCAATAGTTGGAAGTGCCGATGTATTATTTCTGGGTATGGAGTGTGATGGGGCACCAATGTCATGGTTATATGGTCCGTTATTACCTGAAAGACTGGAAAAGGAGAAAGACCAGTCAAGAAGATTGGCAGGGAGCAACTGCGAAAGAGGAATGGATCTCGTGAAACGATTCAAGCCAAAAGATGTATTTGTTTATGCCATGGGAATGGAACCCTGGCTCGAATATATCAGCTCTATAAAATATACCGATGAATCCAAACCGATCATCGAATCATCGAAACTGATAGAAGAATGTAAAAATTTAAATATCAATGCCGAAAGATTGTATGGAGAGAAAACTCTGCATTATTAA